TAATGAAGCTGGCGAACGAGATAAACTCCTCATTTTTCTTGGGTCAAAAGGTGCAGATGGTGGGCTAAGTGGTGGTGTAACTTGTTGGAATGTAGGTGTATTTGgaatttgaattgaaattggcTCAACTTCCGAAGATTGCACGCTTCTTCTAAATCCTCTGTACTTTTCATTGTTTGAAAGTTGGAATTGGATGGTGCTGGTATTAAGTGGTTTTATCGCGTTATCTTGGGTAACTTCTGGTTGTGGCACCTCTTGTTGTATCTCattatgtatattattgttttcttcttccttttcctCTGGTTGAGCTGACTGCACTTCAGGTTGTTGTTCCTGTTGAACCTCTTCCTTTGTTATTTGTTCTACTGGAGGACGTCTTCTTGGTCTTAATGCTTCAATTGGGGCTTCTTCGAGCGAGCGAGTTTCATTCGAGGATTCTGCAAACTGTAATAAACAGTTTGCAATATACAAATAGACTTGAACCCATAAGGATTGTATTTGGTCATTGAATTTTCCTTGTCCCAACCATTGGCGGAAAGTAACTATCAAGGCCGAACCCATTGGCTCAAGGTATTCAGGACCAACTATGACAAATTTTGGGTTTTCCCTTAAGAAAGCATTCATACACTGGTTTAAAGTGCATTCATCGTCCAAGTATAGCATCGTGAAACTCAACAAGTCACCAAATAAAGTAGATTGTTCTGCAATAATAGATTCCGAATGGAAGACCTTTCTCAACTTAGGGTTAGCAGCAACTAAGTTTGAAAACAACCTAGTAATAAAGTCATCTTTATGGTATTTGTTATTAGCTTGTAAGCCTGACCAACAGGTGGTAAGTTTCTGAATATCTTCTCCAGATAAATTTAACTGAGCAGACATTTTGTATAGTTGTTCTCAATATAATCAAGAATAAGTAAAGTATATTTCGTTATATTACAGGAAACTGCCTATTCTTTCAAATGTTTAAAAAATGggatttgaattcttttatattttgaaatataatcaaaaaggtaactaaattattttatgcCTATTCTGTAGCATTAACTCTATCCgttaatttaaaaattccCTTATACAGAAACCCTCTTATGATAAATTCCCTCGACCTAATAATTACATTACCTATTTTGGTAGTTTTGAGCTGCTAATCAAAGACAAGGGCATAACAGATAGTGGAGACATAGTTTCATTTGCAGtaaattcatatattttaatcaattttccCAATTAGGTAATTTTTGACTGACCGTAAATAATCTTTACCGTATAAGGAAGTTTTACATCTTCTTTACCCAAAGTAGTAAATTGGTGATTTTCGCAGCGAAGTAGAAGCCTATGCGGACAGTCTTAAGTAAATACATTCAATATTCGCACTTCTTTCCAAATATAGAAGTCGACGAGTGTGGTTCTTATTGATAGCAGAAGCATACTAGTTCACATGAATTTTCAGCTTAGTATACAATATTGCGCCTATTTGGATAAGTTCACAGGACAAAAAGTCAAGCTCACAAGACTCAGACAGATATTTATCGATTTACCCTATCAAGATAATACTTGAATGCAGGTTTTCATTCATAGAGTACCTCATTTAGGGTTATACAAGTGAGTAATGCAAATCATTGGTAAAGccattcttcattaatgaagTATAATTGAAGACTTGTAATAGTTAATTAGTCTAATCAGAACAGGGCTAATTGATAACTAATAACTCCAGCCATTAAGAAAAATGGTCTAGGGCATCTTCACTGTAGGAATACGATTGGCCCTATTTTGTGAGGAGTAAAAACTCCGCAGAGTGGAATCGTGACTTGTGCCCCATACTTttacaattcaataatttaagACGTTGGGTATTAAATGACATAACTACATACACTAGCAACTtactttcaatttctcGTCTGATGCGGATACAGCTCTACGAGCTTGTGCTTCGTGGCTGGTTTCTTCTTGAGCTGGTTGTTTCTTTAATGCATCCGCTACTCTACTTCCTTGTGTTGCTTCTACTTGTTCTGCTTCTACTTGTTCAGCTTCCcctttttctttatcgAAGTCAGAATCTCCTGGAACATTGGTTCCATTATGCTCTATTGCTAGCTGTTTGCTGGTTTCTTGTTTAGATTCTAACATTTTGCGTCTCTCTCTCTCTTTCTGCATTTCTCCTGCGAGCCAATGCTCTGCATGTTCAAGTTGTCCATTGAAAACATTTGTTAGCCTCGTAATCATTTCTAATGATTCTCTGGCAAATACGAATATCCTATCGTTAGCCTGCTGCGCAGAGGTGTTATTCGTTATTGCTGCCTGTTGGATTGTAGTTGGTAactttaatataatatcaCGTATAGTAGATTTAAATTCCAAGTCCTCCGACCTTGTTTCAGGATTTACTTCGTTTATATCCGGAGAAATTGTATTGgtatttaatgatgaagGCTTGAATGTAGATATAACgtgaataattttcttaACCGTCGCAACTATTTCTGTCTTAGTTTGTTGGGCTTCCGACTGGGCATCTTGGGTGGAAACATTGTTGGTAGTAGCATTGTTTGCATTAGGTGTATTGTCAGTGGTAACATCGGTATTTTCCTGTGATTCTGCGGcaccttcattatttatatcattcGCTTTGCTAGAAGTGTTATTAAGTGACCTTTTCTCTTTGATCGAACGttctttatcaataacTTTTTGTTGCAAAAAGTTAACTTTATAATTAATTCGATCATTAGCCAAACGTAATAGGTGTAAGCAAAACTGAAGTCTTTTTTTAGTTTCCATCGTAACTACTTTATTATAGTCTCCAGCGCCACCTAATCGTCTCTTTTT
This is a stretch of genomic DNA from Debaryomyces hansenii CBS767 chromosome G complete sequence. It encodes these proteins:
- a CDS encoding DEHA2G03344p (weakly similar to CA3971|IPF6498 Candida albicans) gives rise to the protein MTKGNKTVKRKLSESSISSQYSTSSSSPPPPYENKEKPGNLNSNDNDLFSAAEALTQLTRSSTPPLSVNNRVPSMPTPVSSLSSSLDGRSNERKIEHKANQGEHPLVTKVSKVSKHPIVTNAVKYYENSKRNYGAFNYAAGIVEKAAIPVVNKIEVNLNNRYQAKQLKLEGESGQDPSVTVKKRRLGGAGDYNKVVTMETKKRLQFCLHLLRLANDRINYKVNFLQQKVIDKERSIKEKRSLNNTSSKANDINNEGAAESQENTDVTTDNTPNANNATTNNVSTQDAQSEAQQTKTEIVATVKKIIHVISTFKPSSLNTNTISPDINEVNPETRSEDLEFKSTIRDIILKLPTTIQQAAITNNTSAQQANDRIFVFARESLEMITRLTNVFNGQLEHAEHWLAGEMQKERERRKMLESKQETSKQLAIEHNGTNVPGDSDFDKEKGEAEQVEAEQVEATQGSRVADALKKQPAQEETSHEAQARRAVSASDEKLKVSC